The Candidatus Korarchaeum sp. genome segment ATGTGACTATCAGTCCTCGGAGGCACTCTCACAAGTACTTTATATCGGAAATTCTTTAAATATTCTTAAAATCATGGGATATTAAGTTAATAAATGGTTGTATATATGAAAATTTACATAATAATATCTCGAGTGATACCCTTTCGTCAAAATTTTAAAATTTGAATCGATCCCTCCAGAAGTTCAGGGGAGGAGTTAGGCTCTCCGGGATGAGGGGCTTGTATGTCCTGCCCCTCAGCCTCCTCGAATGATCCTCCTTCGCCCTCTCTAGCAGATCCTCATCAGTGAGGAGGTCGAGAGCAGTTAAGCTCATGACTTTTGAGGCGAAGATCAAAGATCTCCTCGCTAGAGGGGATCCGGATTGAGCTGTGCTCTGCCAAGAGTGAGCTGGAGTCCCCAAGACCCAAGCAGCCGTATTGAATTCTACTGTGGGGGCCTTCCAGCTGACATCGCCCACATCTGTGGAGCCCATCATGTAATCCCCATCACCCCAGGGCTCTGGGACCTCGTCATCGATCAACTTATCGATCAACCTCTCCCATCCGGGCCTCTTAGATTTCCTCAGCTCATTCTCCTTCGTCTGTATCGGAATGGTCTTAGCTATCTCCTCAGCGAATCTCCTCTCCTCCTCGCTCAGCTCGGGGACTCCCAGGGATCTCATGTTATCAACTATCTTAGCAGCGATAGGCCCGTTCGGGATCAAGTTGTACATAGCATCTAAGATCTCAACATCCACTCTAGTCCCGCTCATTAAAGCTGCTCCCCTGGCTATATCAACTACTCTCTCGAAGATACTCTCCAGCTGATCTACCTCAGGGGCCCTTATGTAATACCAGCTCCTAGCGTACTCCGGCACTATATTGGGTTGCTCTCCCCCTCTCTCTATTATGTAGTGGATCCTGGCCCCCTGTATCACGTGCTCCCTCAGGTAATTCACCCCTATGTTCATCAGCTCGACGCCATCTAGAGCGCTCCTCCCCTCCTCAGGGGACACGGAGGCATGAGAAGCCCTTCCGAAGAAGTGAAACCTGCAGGATCTCACAGCTAGGCTACTCAGAAGAGTTGCGGCATTCATATCAGATGGATGGTGGGAGAGGACAGCATCTACATCATCGAAGAGGCCATCCCTGACCATATAAACCTTCCCGCTGAAGTTCTCCTCAGCAGGAGTCCCGTAGAACCTCACAGTCCCCTTTATGCCTAGCTTCTCCATAGCTTCCTTCACCGCTAGAGCTGAAGCTAGGGCTGAGGTCCCGTGTATGTTGTGCCCGCACCCGTGCCCAGGGGCTCCCTCAACCAGAGGCTCCCTCCAAGGGACAGCTTTTTGGGAGAGTCCCGGTAGAGCATCGTACTCCCCAAGAAGGCCTATAACTGGCTTCCCATCACCCCAGCTCGCTATGAAAGCTGTAGGCATCCCAGAAACTCCTCTCTTAACTGAGAATCCGTTCCTCTCCAAGACTGATGCTAAGAGCTCTGATGATTTGAACTCCATCAAACCTAGCTCAGCATATTCCCATATCTTAATCGCTATCTCGAAGAAAGCATCCGCTCTAGAG includes the following:
- a CDS encoding amidohydrolase, which gives rise to MYFSIVNEFIDSRADAFFEIAIKIWEYAELGLMEFKSSELLASVLERNGFSVKRGVSGMPTAFIASWGDGKPVIGLLGEYDALPGLSQKAVPWREPLVEGAPGHGCGHNIHGTSALASALAVKEAMEKLGIKGTVRFYGTPAEENFSGKVYMVRDGLFDDVDAVLSHHPSDMNAATLLSSLAVRSCRFHFFGRASHASVSPEEGRSALDGVELMNIGVNYLREHVIQGARIHYIIERGGEQPNIVPEYARSWYYIRAPEVDQLESIFERVVDIARGAALMSGTRVDVEILDAMYNLIPNGPIAAKIVDNMRSLGVPELSEEERRFAEEIAKTIPIQTKENELRKSKRPGWERLIDKLIDDEVPEPWGDGDYMMGSTDVGDVSWKAPTVEFNTAAWVLGTPAHSWQSTAQSGSPLARRSLIFASKVMSLTALDLLTDEDLLERAKEDHSRRLRGRTYKPLIPESLTPPLNFWRDRFKF